In a genomic window of Alteromonas gilva:
- a CDS encoding glycosyltransferase family 4 protein: MVDKKPNQERLGKKTNVALVANLYPTTEKPYFGTFIKHIEECLKSEEIELHRHVLPEYGKGLLGYLKFYFNTYISLLKFNGIVYVHYVSHSVLPALLALITNRKIKLVLNYHGSDAFPELGEKKYKTIIKKSICKIANHNAKLIIAPSNWFKQKLTETYGLEKNKIKVSYSGGVQEKIFKSKFKDNENTIKCVFAGRMIKEKGALVAAECIIEAKKKGFELEATFIGSGPVRKQLQLSLQDVDGIKFCDQLSQHELSKIFQESDIFLFPSSRKGESLGLVVAEAAICGCLPYVVKNGAVEEMIIESLQYQCIVPLENYIANFPSFLKNYVDNKEKFLTNMSFYEKFKSKHISIDLKNIMVGVDNEKS; this comes from the coding sequence ATGGTTGATAAAAAACCGAATCAAGAAAGATTAGGCAAAAAAACAAATGTTGCTCTAGTCGCCAACTTATATCCTACAACTGAAAAACCATATTTCGGAACATTTATAAAGCATATAGAAGAGTGCCTAAAGTCTGAAGAGATTGAGTTACATCGCCATGTTCTTCCAGAATATGGCAAAGGCTTACTAGGATACTTAAAGTTTTATTTTAATACCTATATATCACTTTTAAAATTTAATGGTATTGTTTATGTCCACTATGTAAGCCACTCTGTTCTACCCGCATTACTTGCTTTAATTACAAATAGAAAAATAAAACTTGTATTAAATTACCATGGTAGCGACGCTTTCCCAGAATTGGGTGAGAAAAAATATAAAACAATAATAAAAAAATCAATTTGTAAAATTGCTAACCATAACGCGAAATTAATCATCGCCCCGTCAAATTGGTTTAAACAAAAACTAACCGAGACTTACGGATTAGAAAAAAATAAAATTAAAGTATCCTATTCGGGTGGTGTACAAGAAAAAATTTTTAAAAGTAAATTTAAGGATAATGAAAACACAATAAAATGTGTTTTCGCTGGAAGAATGATTAAAGAGAAAGGTGCATTGGTTGCAGCCGAATGTATAATTGAAGCTAAGAAAAAGGGATTTGAATTAGAAGCAACATTTATAGGTAGTGGGCCTGTTAGAAAACAGCTTCAACTAAGTCTTCAAGATGTAGATGGAATCAAATTCTGCGACCAATTAAGCCAACACGAGCTTTCAAAAATATTTCAAGAATCCGATATTTTTCTTTTTCCTTCAAGTCGGAAGGGAGAGTCACTTGGTCTAGTTGTTGCTGAGGCTGCAATATGTGGTTGTCTACCATACGTAGTTAAAAATGGTGCGGTTGAAGAAATGATAATTGAATCGTTACAGTACCAGTGTATAGTCCCGTTGGAAAATTACATAGCAAACTTTCCGTCATTTTTAAAAAATTATGTAGATAACAAAGAGAAATTTCTAACAAATATGTCATTCTACGAAAAATTTAAGAGTAAACATATTTCTATTGATTTAAAGAATATTATGGTGGGAGTCGACAATGAAAAATCGTAA